In Sphingobacterium thalpophilum, a genomic segment contains:
- the rnhA gene encoding ribonuclease HI: MIELYTDGASSGNPGPGGYGTILRTIYTGDNEAFKGKLIEKEFSGGYRKTTNNRMELMAVIVGLEALKNLQQHVTVYSDSKYVIDAIDKKWVYGWIQKGFAGKKNKDLWLRLMSAYKLHTVRLVWVKGHAGHPLNERCDRLAVAASKDKANWKIDSVFEMEEGK; the protein is encoded by the coding sequence ATGATCGAATTATATACAGATGGGGCTTCAAGTGGAAATCCGGGCCCTGGAGGTTACGGAACCATCTTAAGAACTATTTATACAGGCGATAATGAAGCCTTTAAAGGTAAACTGATCGAAAAAGAGTTTTCGGGCGGTTACCGCAAAACGACTAACAACAGGATGGAATTGATGGCTGTGATCGTCGGCCTCGAGGCACTGAAAAATCTACAACAACATGTTACCGTGTATTCTGACTCCAAATACGTCATTGACGCCATTGATAAGAAATGGGTATATGGTTGGATACAAAAAGGTTTTGCGGGAAAAAAGAACAAAGATCTTTGGTTGCGCTTAATGAGCGCCTATAAGCTCCATACCGTACGCCTTGTATGGGTAAAAGGCCATGCTGGGCATCCGTTAAATGAGCGCTGTGATCGTTTAGCTGTCGCAGCATCCAAAGATAAGGCAAATTGGAAAATCGATAGTGTTTTTGAAATGGAAGAAGGTAAATAA
- the trxB gene encoding thioredoxin-disulfide reductase produces MEFKQEVEHVQCLIIGSGPAGYTAAIYAARADMKPVVYTGIVPGGQLTQTTEVDNFPGYPKGITGPVMMEDLREQAERFGTSVRFGYVTKVDFTGEVHRVEIDGTVQVTADTVIIATGATAKWLGLESEQKYNGFGVSACAVCDGFFFKNQEVAIVGAGDTAAEEATYLAKLCSKVHMLVRRDEFRASKAMVHRVMNTPNIEVHYNSEAKEVLGDGQVVTGIRVVNNKDQSENDIEVTGFFVAIGHKPNTELFTGVLDMDETGYLITKPDSTATNIPGVFACGDVQDNIFRQAITAAGTGCMAALEAERYLAAKESGE; encoded by the coding sequence ATGGAATTCAAACAAGAAGTGGAACATGTACAGTGTTTGATTATTGGTTCGGGACCAGCAGGTTATACTGCCGCGATTTATGCAGCCCGTGCGGATATGAAACCAGTCGTTTATACCGGTATTGTGCCAGGGGGACAGTTGACTCAAACAACTGAGGTGGACAATTTCCCTGGTTATCCAAAAGGTATCACTGGACCAGTGATGATGGAAGATTTGCGTGAGCAAGCTGAACGTTTCGGAACTTCAGTGCGTTTTGGATATGTGACTAAAGTGGATTTTACAGGTGAGGTACACCGTGTTGAGATCGATGGAACGGTACAAGTTACCGCAGATACTGTGATTATTGCGACAGGAGCCACAGCAAAATGGTTAGGCTTGGAATCTGAACAAAAATACAATGGTTTTGGTGTTTCAGCATGTGCTGTATGTGATGGGTTCTTCTTTAAAAACCAAGAGGTTGCTATTGTAGGTGCTGGGGATACAGCGGCAGAAGAAGCAACGTATCTTGCAAAATTATGCTCAAAAGTACATATGTTGGTTCGCCGTGACGAGTTTCGTGCTTCTAAAGCAATGGTACATCGCGTTATGAATACACCAAATATCGAAGTTCACTACAATTCTGAGGCAAAAGAAGTCCTAGGAGATGGTCAGGTGGTGACCGGAATACGTGTTGTAAACAATAAAGACCAGTCTGAAAATGATATCGAAGTAACAGGTTTCTTCGTTGCTATTGGGCATAAGCCTAATACCGAGCTTTTCACAGGTGTATTGGATATGGATGAAACAGGTTATTTAATTACAAAACCAGATAGTACTGCAACAAATATCCCGGGTGTTTTTGCTTGTGGTGATGTTCAGGATAACATCTTCCGTCAGGCAATCACTGCTGCAGGTACAGGTTGTATGGCAGCTTTGGAAGCTGAAAGATACTTAGCAGCTAAGGAAAGCGGCGAATAA
- a CDS encoding exonuclease domain-containing protein yields MELKLKRPLVFFDLETTGVNVATDRIVEVSFLKVMPSGEETVYTKKINPEVPIPAESSFFHGIYDEDVKDAPNFKAIAVELAAFIADGDLAGYNSNKFDVPMLMEEFLRAGVDFSLEGRAFVDVQNIFHQMEQRTLKAAYKFYCNEDLENAHTAEADVRATYEVLKAQLTKYEGAAFEDKHGTVSYPVVNDVEALHTFTNLSKPVDFAGRLVYNAEGLETINFGKHKGRPVIEVFEQEPSYYAWMQNGDFPLYTKKVLENIWNRYKKEKSEQKAKAAAATHSVQDKKLAKKEFNQQKEEAPQNISLDMLKGLQDKFKK; encoded by the coding sequence ATGGAATTAAAATTAAAAAGACCATTGGTATTTTTCGATTTGGAAACTACAGGTGTTAATGTAGCGACCGATCGTATTGTGGAAGTATCATTTCTGAAAGTGATGCCCAGTGGTGAAGAAACAGTCTATACAAAGAAGATCAATCCAGAAGTGCCTATCCCTGCGGAATCCTCTTTTTTTCACGGCATTTATGATGAAGATGTGAAGGATGCTCCTAATTTTAAAGCAATCGCAGTGGAACTTGCGGCTTTTATTGCCGATGGAGATCTCGCGGGCTATAATTCCAATAAATTCGATGTCCCAATGCTTATGGAAGAGTTTTTACGGGCAGGTGTTGATTTTTCATTGGAGGGTAGAGCATTTGTGGATGTTCAAAATATCTTCCATCAGATGGAACAACGTACGCTGAAAGCTGCATACAAGTTTTATTGCAACGAAGATCTTGAAAATGCGCATACAGCGGAAGCGGATGTTCGTGCCACATATGAGGTCTTGAAAGCGCAGCTGACAAAATATGAAGGCGCTGCATTCGAAGATAAACATGGGACAGTATCTTATCCTGTCGTAAACGATGTTGAGGCGCTACATACGTTTACCAACCTAAGTAAACCTGTAGATTTTGCCGGACGGCTCGTCTATAATGCGGAGGGATTGGAAACGATCAATTTTGGTAAACATAAAGGAAGACCTGTTATAGAAGTATTTGAGCAAGAGCCCAGTTACTACGCTTGGATGCAGAATGGTGATTTTCCATTGTATACCAAGAAGGTCTTGGAGAATATCTGGAATCGGTATAAAAAGGAAAAGAGTGAGCAAAAGGCAAAAGCAGCTGCAGCCACCCATTCTGTACAAGATAAAAAACTTGCGAAAAAGGAATTCAATCAACAAAAAGAAGAAGCGCCGCAGAACATTTCTTTGGATATGTTGAAAGGATTGCAAGATAAATTTAAAAAATAA
- a CDS encoding pitrilysin family protein → MLDRTKAPEFREIGNISLKEPIKKQFANGLPVYVFQSPEQELVRIEWIFENTYLDGAAENPLLNSTLSALLKEGTKTMSSAEIADKVDFYGAFLVPEYSFDVTSLSLYTLNRHSQVLLPLVKDILTEASIPQQELDTYLRNNKQKFQVSIQKNDYLARRKFYNLIFGENNRYGRTPKLTDYDAITRAQLIELYRREIVPTNCTLIVSGNVSEELLQELEQIFGVDWQGAAAVSPSEVPVLVQGSNNLAYEEKDNALQSAIRLGCQTIGREHPDYPALQFVNTLLGGFFGSRLMRNIREEKGYTYSIGSAVATLKHTGFMTIVTEVGVDVTQATLTEIEKEINLLKTTLASEDEVNLVKTYMEGSMLGSLESIFSHADKFKSVLLNGMTLNYYSYYMEQIRNMSPEKVQHLANKYLDYDAMVKVVVGKISQVEPVHQAVVN, encoded by the coding sequence ATGTTGGATAGAACAAAAGCACCCGAGTTCCGTGAAATTGGAAATATAAGTTTGAAAGAACCAATCAAGAAGCAGTTTGCAAACGGATTGCCTGTCTATGTATTCCAGTCGCCCGAGCAGGAGCTGGTACGGATAGAATGGATCTTTGAGAATACCTATCTTGACGGTGCGGCTGAAAATCCGTTGTTAAATAGTACTTTAAGTGCATTGCTTAAGGAGGGGACAAAGACCATGTCGAGTGCAGAGATTGCAGATAAAGTGGATTTCTACGGAGCATTTCTTGTTCCTGAATATTCTTTTGACGTAACGTCTCTGTCGCTTTATACATTGAATAGACATAGTCAAGTACTCTTGCCGCTTGTAAAAGATATTCTGACGGAAGCATCGATTCCGCAACAGGAGTTAGATACCTATTTGCGTAATAACAAGCAAAAGTTTCAAGTTTCTATTCAGAAAAATGATTATCTGGCGAGACGCAAATTTTACAATTTGATCTTTGGTGAGAACAATCGTTATGGGCGTACACCAAAACTAACAGATTACGATGCAATTACGCGTGCGCAGCTGATCGAATTGTACCGTAGGGAAATTGTTCCTACCAATTGTACATTAATTGTTTCAGGTAATGTTTCTGAAGAGCTTTTGCAGGAGTTGGAGCAAATCTTCGGTGTCGATTGGCAAGGAGCAGCTGCTGTATCTCCTTCGGAAGTCCCAGTTTTGGTGCAAGGTTCAAATAACCTGGCTTATGAGGAAAAAGATAATGCCTTGCAGTCTGCCATTCGGTTAGGCTGTCAGACAATCGGAAGGGAACATCCCGATTATCCGGCATTACAATTTGTCAACACATTATTAGGTGGTTTTTTCGGTTCCCGCCTAATGCGCAATATCCGAGAAGAAAAAGGGTATACCTATAGCATTGGTTCGGCTGTTGCTACCTTGAAACATACTGGTTTTATGACCATTGTAACTGAAGTTGGGGTAGATGTAACACAGGCCACGTTGACTGAAATAGAAAAGGAGATCAATTTGTTGAAAACAACTTTGGCCTCCGAGGATGAGGTCAATCTTGTGAAGACCTATATGGAAGGTTCTATGTTGGGTTCGTTGGAAAGTATCTTTTCGCATGCCGACAAGTTCAAAAGTGTTTTGTTAAATGGGATGACATTGAACTATTATTCTTATTATATGGAACAGATCAGAAATATGTCGCCCGAGAAGGTGCAGCATCTTGCCAATAAATACTTGGACTACGATGCCATGGTGAAGGTTGTTGTTGGGAAAATCAGTCAAGTAGAACCAGTTCATCAAGCGGTTGTAAATTAA
- a CDS encoding pitrilysin family protein translates to MVSYQKFTLENGLRVLVHEDHNTAMACVNILYDVGARDESPEQTGFAHLFEHLMFGGSINIPNFDTELQKVGGENNAFTSNDITNYYITLPSSNLETALWLESDRMLSLAFSEQSLEVQRNVVSEEFKQRYLNQPYGDAWLKLRPLAYQVHPYRWATIGKELSHIEEATMEDVKAFFKLHYNPQSAIMVVSGDVHFEEVKALTEKWFGDIEAGEKYNRQLPKEPAQDKIRRETTWAEVPLDALYMAFHGPARLEEGYFAMDLLSDILSRGSSSRLYRRLVKEGQLFSEINAYVMGSIDNNLFVIEGKPSEGISLEEAERAVWAELEVIKSELVPAAELEKVKNKIESTNVFAELSILDKAMNLAFHELLGDANGINTEVSKYLSVSAEEVQQQAQVIFRPENASILMYKSKQEEAVHVG, encoded by the coding sequence ATGGTTTCTTATCAAAAATTTACGTTGGAAAACGGCCTACGTGTATTGGTACACGAGGATCATAATACAGCCATGGCCTGCGTCAATATCTTGTACGATGTGGGAGCAAGGGATGAATCGCCGGAACAGACCGGATTTGCGCACTTATTTGAACACCTGATGTTTGGTGGAAGTATCAATATTCCTAATTTCGATACCGAATTACAAAAAGTGGGTGGCGAGAATAATGCATTCACCAGCAACGATATTACAAATTATTACATCACTTTACCCTCTTCAAATCTAGAAACGGCATTGTGGTTGGAGTCGGACCGGATGTTAAGTTTGGCTTTTTCCGAACAAAGCCTCGAAGTGCAGCGGAATGTCGTGAGTGAAGAATTCAAACAGCGTTATTTGAATCAGCCTTATGGTGACGCTTGGCTAAAATTACGTCCATTAGCCTATCAGGTACATCCGTATCGTTGGGCAACCATCGGAAAAGAACTGAGCCATATTGAAGAGGCTACAATGGAAGATGTTAAAGCATTTTTCAAATTACATTATAATCCGCAGAGTGCAATTATGGTTGTTTCTGGAGATGTTCATTTTGAGGAAGTAAAAGCTTTGACTGAAAAATGGTTTGGCGATATCGAGGCGGGCGAAAAATACAATCGCCAATTGCCTAAAGAACCCGCGCAAGATAAGATTAGGCGTGAAACGACTTGGGCAGAGGTGCCTTTGGATGCGCTTTATATGGCATTTCATGGCCCTGCTCGATTGGAAGAGGGGTATTTTGCAATGGATCTTCTGTCGGACATTTTATCGAGGGGCTCTTCTTCACGTTTGTATCGTCGATTGGTAAAAGAGGGGCAGTTATTTAGTGAAATAAATGCTTATGTGATGGGAAGTATCGACAATAACCTCTTTGTTATTGAAGGAAAACCATCGGAAGGCATCTCGCTAGAGGAAGCTGAACGTGCGGTGTGGGCAGAATTGGAGGTCATAAAATCCGAGTTAGTACCTGCAGCTGAATTGGAAAAAGTAAAGAATAAGATCGAATCGACCAATGTTTTTGCAGAACTATCTATTTTGGATAAAGCCATGAACTTGGCTTTCCATGAGTTGCTGGGTGATGCAAACGGCATCAACACAGAGGTCTCAAAATATTTGTCGGTGAGTGCTGAGGAAGTTCAACAGCAAGCTCAGGTTATTTTTAGACCGGAGAATGCTTCTATATTAATGTATAAATCAAAACAAGAGGAGGCTGTACATGTTGGATAG
- the hemF gene encoding oxygen-dependent coproporphyrinogen oxidase, which yields MITKEAIALAYKEIQDEICQALEKLDGSARFEEELWEREGGGGGRTRIIQNGQIFEKGGVNFSSVYGKLPEAIKKSFAVEEDDFFATGVSIVIHPNNPFVPIIHMNIRYFELNDQIRWFGGGIDLTPHYIDEEDARYFHQQLKDVCDRHDSTYYEKFKNWADDYFYIRHRQETRGIGGVFYDKLNTEKTGVSMEDIFAFSCDLGRTFAPTYTALVEKNRHKTFTDQQKNWQLIRRGRYVEFNLVWDSGTKFGLETNGRIESILMSLPAQANWVYDYRPEEGSEEAKTLSLLRKGINWI from the coding sequence ATGATAACAAAAGAAGCGATTGCTTTAGCTTATAAAGAAATTCAGGACGAAATATGTCAGGCGCTGGAGAAATTAGACGGATCGGCACGCTTTGAAGAAGAATTGTGGGAGCGTGAAGGCGGCGGTGGCGGTCGCACCAGGATCATTCAAAATGGTCAAATTTTTGAAAAAGGAGGCGTTAACTTTTCGTCTGTATATGGCAAATTACCTGAAGCGATCAAAAAGTCATTTGCGGTGGAAGAAGATGATTTTTTTGCGACAGGAGTTTCCATTGTAATCCATCCAAACAATCCCTTCGTACCTATTATACACATGAATATCCGCTATTTTGAACTGAACGATCAGATTCGTTGGTTTGGCGGCGGTATTGATTTAACTCCGCATTATATCGATGAAGAGGATGCGCGTTATTTTCATCAGCAGCTGAAAGATGTCTGTGATAGACATGATTCTACCTACTATGAAAAGTTTAAAAATTGGGCGGATGATTATTTTTATATCAGACATCGCCAGGAAACACGTGGCATAGGAGGTGTATTTTACGATAAGTTGAATACTGAAAAAACGGGGGTGAGCATGGAAGATATTTTTGCTTTTTCCTGTGACCTTGGACGCACGTTTGCACCAACCTACACTGCATTGGTGGAGAAAAATCGACATAAAACCTTTACAGATCAACAGAAAAATTGGCAATTGATCCGTCGCGGACGCTATGTCGAATTTAACCTCGTATGGGATTCGGGGACTAAATTTGGACTTGAAACGAATGGTCGGATTGAGTCCATATTGATGAGTCTACCAGCCCAAGCCAATTGGGTATATGACTATCGTCCTGAAGAAGGCTCCGAAGAAGCCAAAACCTTATCTTTATTGCGAAAAGGTATTAACTGGATTTAA